In the genome of Nonomuraea sp. NBC_00507, the window TGCCTGGCCGGGTGGTTGGCGGGCAGCTTGGAGACGTCGGCGTCGTAGGAGGCCCGGTAAGGGTTGAACCAGGCGTGGAACTCCAGGCCCCGCTTGTGGGCCTCGTCGATGAGGAACGGCAGCGGGTCCCAGCCGGGATCCTTGCCCGCGGTGCCCGTGAGGAACTGCGACCAGGGCTCGAGCGACGACTTGTAGAGCGCGTCGGAGGCGGGCCGCACCTGGACGAAGACGGCGTTGAAGTTGCGCTTGGCGGCGCTGTCCAGGATCTTGACGTATTCGGCCTTCTGCCGCTCGGCGGACAGCCCGCTCCGCGAGGGCCAGTCGATGTTCTTGACCGTGGCGATCCAGACGCCCCGGAGCTGGCGCTTCGGGTAGCGGGCGTCGGCCGTGCAGGCGGCCACGGGGGTGGCGGCGGTGGTCGTCTTCTTCTTGCTCGCCGCGGGGCTCTCGCTCGCACCGGGGCCGAACGCGTAGGCGGCGGAGGCGGTGACGACGGCGAGGGCTGCGGCGGCTAGGAGTGGGCGTCCAGTTCGCATAATGCCACCCAGTGTGACATCTGCTCAGGGATGGTCGGTACGAAAAACCGAAATGAAGTCGTGATGTCTTTGTGACAATACTCCATGGCTGGGCCGGGAGGGACCACAGCTTTCCCTCCCGGCTCCTCAGCTCATCCGAGCCCTCTCCTCGAGGCTCAGTCCTCGGCCGCCACCTTGGAGGCGAGGTTCGGCGGCAGCGGCTCGTAGCGCAGGAACGAGCGCGTAAAGGTGCCCGTGCCGTGTGACATGGATCTCAGGTCGATGGCGTAGCGCGTTATCTCCAGCTCGGGCACCTCGGCCTTGACCAGGGTGCGTCCGGTGCCGACGGGCTCGGTCCCGAGCACGCGCCCGCGCCGCGACGACAGGTCGGACATCACCGATCCCACGTGGTCGTCGGCCACCAGCACGGAGAGCTCGTCCACCGGCTCGAGCAGCAGGGTCGGCACCTTCGCCGCGGCCTCCTTCAGCGCCAGCTGGCCGGCGATCTGGAAGGCCATGTCGGAGGAGTCCACCGAGTGCGCCTTGCCGTCGTACAGCGTGACGCGCACGTCGACCATTGGATAGCCGGCGACGACGCCCCGCTCCATCTGGGCCCGCACGCCCTTCTCCACCGATGGGATGAACTGCCGGGGCACCACGCCGCCCACGATCTTGTCCACGAACTCGAACCCGCCGCCGGACGGCAGGGGCTCCACCTCGAGGTGGCAGATCGCGTACTGGCCGTGACCGCCGGTCTGCTTGACGTTGCGGCCCATCGCCTGGCACTTGCCGCCGAAGGTCTCGCGCAGCGGCACCCGCAGCTCGATCCGCTCGACCTCCACGCCGTGCCGCTTGGACAGCCGGTCGAGCAGCACGTCGGTGTGCGCCTCGCCCATGCACCACAGGACGAGCTGGCGGGTCTCGGCGTTGTTCTCCAGCCGCAGCGTGGGGTCCTCGGCCACGAGCCGGCCGAGTGCCTGCGACAGCTTGTCCTCGTCGGCCTTGGACTTGGCCCTGATCGCCACGGGCAGCAGCGGGTCGGGCATGGCCCAGGCGGTCATCAGCAGCGGCTGCTCGACGTCTGACAGCGTGTCGCCGGTCTCGGCCCGCGACAGCTTGGCCACCGCCACGATGTCGCCGGCCATGCCCTTGGCGGCGCCGCGCTGCTGTTTGCCCAGCGGGCAGGTCAGGGTGCCGATGCGCTCGTCCACGTCGTGGTCCTCGTGGCCGCGGTCGGCCAGGCCGTGCCCGGACACGTGCACGGTCATGTCGGGGCGCAGTGTGCCGGAGAAGACGCGGACGAGGCTGATGCGGCCCACGTACGGGTCGCTGGTGGTCTTGACGACCTCCGCCACGAGCGGCCCGTCCGGGTCACAGGCGATGCCCTTGACCGGTTTGCCGGACAGGTCGGTGATCTCCGGCATCGGGTGTTCGAGCGGCGACGGGAAGCCCTGGGTGATGACCTCCAGCACCTCCTGCATGCCGACGCCCAGCCCGCTGCAGAGCACCGGGTAGAAGCTGCCGCGTGCGACGGCCTTCTCCAGGTCCTCGATGAGGACCTTGGTGTCCATCGGCTCGCCCTCGAGGTATCTCTCCATGAGCGTCTCGTCTTCGCTCTCCTGGATGATGCCCTCGATCAGGGAGCCGCGGTATTCCTCGATCTGCGTCTCGTACTCCGCGCCGGGCTCCTTCTCGATGCGGGCGCCGGTCGCGTAGTTGTAGAACTTCTGGGTGAGCAGCCCGATCAGCCCGTTGACATGCCCGTTGGTGATCACCGGCAGGTAGAGGGGCGCCACGCCGTCGCCGAAGACGTCCTGGCAGGTGGCGAGCACCTCGTCGAAGTCGGCGCGCTGATGGTCGATCTTGGTGATCACGACCGCCCGCGGCATGCCGACCTGCGCGCACTCTTCCCAGAGCATCTGGGTGAGCCCGTCGATCCCGTCGGATGCCGACACCACGAACAACGCGGCGTCGGCCGCGCGCAGCCCGGCCCGCAGATCGCCCACGAAGTCGGCGTAGCCGGGGGTGTCGAGAAGGTTGATCTTGATTCCGTTGTGCAGCAGGGGGGCCAAGGCGAGATTGACCGACCGCTGTTGCCTGACCTCGACCTCGTCGAAGTCGCTGACCGTGTTGCCGTCCTCAACCCGTCCCGGGCGCTGAATAGTGCCCGTGGCGGCCAGCAGCTGCTCGACGAGAGTCGTCTTACCTGCTCCTGAGTGGCCGACCAGCACGACATTGCGTATCGCATCCGCCCTGTCGGCCGCGGGTGCCCTGCCCGCGGCTCCTGCGGCGCCTCCCGTGTTTCTTTCCGCCACGTCGCCTCCCGCGTCGTCGGTTTGTTTCCAACGCCGCGCCCGCGCGGAAGCTTGGCAGAAACCGCATGGACGCGGTGTGTTCACCAAATACCCGTGTGGCGGATATCACAAGAGGTGGAGGGCAAAGAAAGTTGTCAGGTCTTGATGGCCTACGATCGGACCGCGATGCTCAAACTCCTGCGCCCGGCCATGACCCGGATACTCACCCCGCTGGGCAGGGCCCTCGTGGGCCGCGGGATCGGCCCGAACGCCGTCACGGCGATCGGCACCCTCGGCACCGTCGTGTCCGCCCTGACCTTCTTCCCCCTGGGCCACCTGACCGTGGGGGCCCTTGTGATTACCGTCTTCGTGCTGTTCGACCTGCTCGACGGCGTGGTGGCCCGGCTCGGCGGGAAAGGGGGCAGCACCTGGGGCGCGTTTCTGGACTCGACGCTCGACCGGGTCGCCGACGCCGCCATCTTCGCCGGCCTGATCTTGTATTTCGTGTCCAGACAGGACACGCTGATGGCCTCGGTGACGCTGGTCTGCCTGATCGCCGGAACCCTGGTGTCCTACGCCAAGGCCAGGGCCGAGGGGCTCGGGCTCACGGCCGACGTCGGGCTGGCCGAGCGACCGGAGCGGCTGGTCGTGGCGCTGGTCGCGGCCTGCTTCTCGGGGCTCGGTGTGCCGTACATTCTGCCTGCGGGGATGTGGCTGCTGGCGGCGGCCAGCGTGATCACCGTGGGGCAGCGGGTGATGGCCGTTTACCGGCAGACGAGGGAGAAATGAGCGAGAAGGCGTCGTTCGGCGATCGCGTCGTGGCCGCGGGTTTCGCGGCCGGCTGGAAGCTCGTGCCGCTGCTGCCCGAGCGCCCGACGGCCGCGGTGTTCGGCTTCCTGGCCGACCGGGTGTGGGCCAGGCGCGGCAAGTCGGTGCGCCGGCTGGAGTCCAACCTGGCCAGGGTGACCGGACTCGACGTGGGCAGCCGGGAGCTGCGCGAGCTCACCAGGGCGGGCATGCGCTCGTACTTCCGCTACTTCCACGAGATCTTCCGGCTGCCGTCCATGAAGACCGAGGAGATCGTGCGGCGCACGCATGTCATCGGCGCCGAGCACGTCCACGACACCGTGGCGGCCGGGCGGGGCGTGGTGCTGGCGCTGCCGCACATGGGCAACTGGGACCAGGCCGGCGCCTGGCTGGTGGGCGTGGGCCATCCGTTCACGACCGTGGCCGAGCGGCTCAGGCCGGAGTCGTTGTTCCGCCGCTACGTGGCCTTCCGCGAGGGGCTCGGCATGGAGGTGCTGCCGCTGACCGGCGGCGACGGCCACAACTTCGCCTCGCTGGCCATCCGGGTGCGCAAGGGCGGCGTGGTGTGCCTGCCCGCTGAGCGCGATCTGACCAAGAGCGGCGTCGAGGTGCGCTTCTTCGGCGCCACCACGAAGGTGCCCGCGGGGCCGCCGCTGCTGGCCGTGCAGACCGGGGCCGCGCTGCTGCCGGCGATCGTCTACTTCGTCGACGGCGACTGGGGCATCCACATCCACGAGGAGGTCCCGGTCCCGCAGGAGGGCACCCGGCAGGAGAAGGTCGCGGTGGTGGCGCAGCGGCTGGCCGACGTGTTCGAGAAGGGCATCTCCGAGCATCCGGAGGACTGGCACATGTTGCAGCGGCTCTGGCTGGAGGACCTGCCTGCTCAGAAGGTCGGCCCATGAAGGTCGGCATCGTGTGTCCCTATTCATGGGACATGCCCGGCGGAGTCAAGCAGCACATCGACGACCTGGCGCAGGCGCTGATCGCGCAGGGGCACGACGTGTCGGTGATCGCGCCGGCGGCCGACGACGACGAGCTGCCCCCATATGTGACGGGAGCGGGGCGGGCGGTGCCGGTGCCGTACAACGGGGCGGTGGCCAGGATGTCGTTCGGCTTCCTGTCGGCGGCGCGGGTGCGGCGGTGGGTGCGTACGGGCCGGTTCGACGTGCTGCACATCCACGAGCCGCTGATCCCGAGCCTGGGCGTGCTGGCGTGCTGGGCGGCGAAGGGGCCGATCGTGGCCACGTTCCACGCGTCGTGGTCGCGCTCGCGGGCCATCGCGGTGGCCGAGCCGCTGCTGCAGAGCGCGCTGGAGAAGCTCAGCGGCCGCATCGCGGTCTCCGACGCGGCCCGCAAGAGCCTGGTGGAGCAGTTCGGCGGCGACGCGGTGCTGATCCCGAACGGCGTGACCGTCTCCCGTTACACCGAGGCCGAGCCGCTGGACGGGTGGGGTCCCGATGGGGCCACGATCGGCTTCCTCGGGCGGATGGACGAGGAGCGCAAGGGCCTGCCGATCCTGCTGGAGGCGTTCACGGCGCTGGCGGCCGCGCGGCCGGAGGTGAAGCTTCTCATCGCCGGTCCCGGCGACGAGAAGGACGTGTTCGAGCGGGTGCCCAAGCGCTTCCACGACCGGGTGACGGTGCTGGGCATGGTGAGCGAGGCCGACAAGATCCGCGCCTACCACTCGGTCGACGTGTTCTGCGCGCCCAACACGCGGGGGGAGAGCTTCGGCATCGTGCTGGCCGAGGCCATGGCCTCCGGGGCCACCGTGCTGGCCAGCGACATCCCGGCCTTCCGCAGGGTGCTCGGCCAAGGCCAGGCGGGCGCGTTGTTCGCCAACGGCGACGCCGGCTCGCTGGCGCGCGAGGCGGCCGCGCTGCTCGACGCGCCGGAGCGCCGTGCCAAGCTGGCCGCGGAGGCGCTGGTGGCGGTCAGGAAATACGACTGGTCCACGGTGGCGCGGGACGTGGTGCGCGTGTACGAGACGGTCACGACGAGCGGCGCGGGCCGCGTGGAGGAGGACCTGTGACCGCGGGCGGCCGGGGGGATGAGCTGTGACCTCCACCATGGTCATTCTGATCGTGGGCATCGTCGTGGTGCTCATGGCGGTGTACGTCTCCTGGCGGGCCGGCCGGCTCGACCGCCTGCACATCCGCCTGGAGCTGGCCCGCGAGTCGCTGGACGCCGCGCTGATGCGGCGCCGCGCGGTGGTGCTGGAGCTGGCCGGCGCGCGCCTGCTGGACCCGGCCACGTCGCTGGTGCTGGCCGCGGCCGCCCATGAGGCCAGGAGCGCCGGGCCCGAGGAGCGTGAGCACGCGGAGAGCGACCTGTCGCGGGCGCTGCGGGCGGCGGTGGACCAGGAGCGGTTCAGGGAGAAGCTGTCGGAGTCGCCTGGCGGCCGCGACCTGCTGGAGGAGCTCGACACGGCCGTGGCCAAGGTCGTCTACTCACGGCGCTTTTATAACAATGCGGTGGCGGTCACCCGTTCGGCGCAGCGCCGCTGGCTAGCGAGAACCCTGCGCCTGGCGGGTCATACGGAGTATCCCGATTTCTTCGAAATTGATGACAATCCGCCTGCGACTATGGCAACTGAATGACCTGATTTGGGGAAGCCAGTAAGCTTCATCCGGTTTTCGGGCTGAAGCGAGGAGTGTTGCAGGTGCGGCTACCCCGGATGATCACGCTCACACTTGCCGGAGCGGCCGTGCTGCTGCCCGTCGCGGCCTGCTCGTCGGACGAGCCGGCTCCAGGCAAGGTGCCACAGGCCGCTACCGTGGCGCCGAGCGAGGAGCCCGCCGAGGTCGAGGCGCACCCGTTCACCGGCAAGCCGTACGACGCGCTCAAGCCGGTGCTCGCCGTGAAGATCGAGAACACCGCGGCGGGCAAGCCCCAGCTGGGGCTGAAGAGCGCGGACATCGTCTACATCGAGCAGGTCGAGGCCGGGCTGACCCGGCTCATGGCGATCTTCTCCTCCAAGCTGCCGGCCAAGGTGGGCCCGGTCCGCAGCGCCCGCATCTCCGACCTGCACATCGCGCCGATGTTCGGCAAGCCGGCCTTCTCCTACTCGGGTGCGCAGACCCTGATGTTGCCGCTGATCGCCGAGGCGTCGCTGTTCGACGTCGGAGACACCCGCAACCCGGGGGCGTACTTCCGGCAGCCGGGCCGCTTCGCCCCGTACAACCTGTTCGCCAACACCAAGCAGCTGGTGGCCAAGGCGCCCAAGGCCAGCAAGGCCAAGGACGTCGGCTTCACCTTCGGCGACGCGCCGGCCGAGGGCGGCGTGGAGAAGAAGGCGTACACCGTCAAGTGGCCCGCCGCGCGCTTCACCTTCGCCTGGTCCGAGCAGCGCAAGATGTGGATGATCTGGCAGGACGGCAAGAAGGACATGGCCGCCGAGGGCGGGCAGCTCGGCGCGCCGACGATCGTCATCCAGTACACCAAGACGGAGCGCTCGCAGTTCCACGACAAGAACGACAGCTACACGCCGCTGGTGCACACCACGGGCAAGGGCTCGGCGATCGTGCTGCGCGACGGTAAAGCTTTCAAAGCCAAGTGGGAACGGGAATCGGAGAAGGACGGCACGACGTTCACCACGGAGAGCGGCGAGCCGATGAACTTCGCCCCCGGCCAGGTCTGGGTGGCTCTCGCCAGCCGCAAGCCCGTGATCCCCTGATCATCCTGTACAAGCTGGGCGACAAATCCTGACATCTTGGCATGTCGGGGTGGGAGTCCATCAGGACCTACCATGGGCTTGATAACTTACCGATTCGCCCTTGAGAGCCCGTGAGGAAGACCGTGTCCAGCAGCACGCCCCAGACCCCGCCGACCACTGGCCCCGTCACCGGAACCGCCCGCGTCAAGCGAGGCATGGCCGAGATGCTCAAGGGCGGCGTCATCATGGACGTCGTCACGCCCGAGCAGGCCAAGATCGCTGAGGACGCCGGCGCGGTGGCCGTCATGGCCCTCGAGCGCGTGCCCGCCGACATCCGCGCGCAAGGCGGCGTGTCCCGGATGAGCGACCCGGACATGATCGACGGCATCATCAACGCCGTGTCGATCCCCGTCATGGCCAAGGCCCGCATCGGCCACTTCCTCGAGGCCCGGGTGCTGCAGTCGCTCGGCGTGGACTACGTCGACGAGTCCGAGGTGCTCACCCCGGCCGACTACGCCAACCACATCGACAAGTGGCAGTTCACGGTGCCGTTCGTGTGCGGCGCCACCAACCTGGGCGAGGCGCTGCGCCGCATCACCGAGGGCGCGGCCATGATCCGCTCCAAGGGCGAGGCGGGCACCGGCGACGTCTCCAACGCCGTCACCCACATGCGCACTATCCGCGCCGAGCTCAAGCGGCTGGCCTCGCTGCCCGAGGATGAGCTGTACGTGGCCGCCAAGGAGCTGCAGGCCCCCTACGAGCTGGTGGCCGAGGTCGCCAAGGCCGGCAAGCTGCCGGTCGTGCTGTTCACCGCGGGCGGCATCGCCACCCCGGCCGACGCCGCGATGATGATGCAGCTGGGCGCCGAGGGCGTGTTCGTCGGCTCGGGCATCTTCAAGTCGGGTGACCCGGCCAAGCGCGCCGCGGCCATCGTCAAGGCCACCACGTTCCACGACGACCCCGACGTCATCGCCAAGGTCTCGCGCGGCCTGGGCGAGGCTATGGTCGGCATCAACGTCGACGACATCCCGCAGCCGCACCGCCTGGCCGAGCGCGGCTGGTAGTCCGGCGCGTCGTTGCAGGCCACGGACCTGCCTCCAGTGAGATGATCACTGCGGGCGGGGGCGCTGCCGGACGACGGTGACGACGGAAATTTCCGAAAGAGGCGACATCCGCGAAGGATGTCGTCTTTTTCGTGTTGTGCGGTGTTAACTACGCAGTCATGATCGTCAGTAAGGCTACGGGAAACCCCCTCACCCTCGATCGTCCCAGGAGCCACTGATGCCCAAGCTGAACCGCCGGCATTTCCTCGTCACCGGCTTAGCGGCAGGCGCCGCGGCGGCCATCCCGGCCACCGCCGCGCACGCCGACGATCCGGATCCTGCCGCCGAAACCGCCCAGAGCCTGGCCTCGCGCGGGCTGCGCACCGACCCGTTCACGCTCGGCGTCGCCTCCGGCGATCCCGACCACGAGGGCTTCGTGTTGTGGACCAGGCTCGCCCAGGAGCCTCTCGCCGAGGACGGCCTCGGCGGCATGCCGCAGCGCCCGTTCCCGGTGCTGTGGCAGGTGTACGCCGACGAGCGCCTTCGCCGCGTCGTCCGCTCCGGCGTGAGCGTGGCCGCGCCGGAATGGGGTCACAGCGTGCACGTCGAGCTGCAGAACCTCAGCTCCGACCGCGAGTACTGGTACCGCTTCCGCGTCGGCCCGTACGTCTCGCACGTCGGCCGCACCCGCACGGCCCCGCACCCGCTGTCGTACGGCGGCGGGCTGGCCATGGCCTTCGTCTCCTGCGCGCAGTTCGAGCACGGCTACTTCACGTCCTACCGCAGGCTGGCCGAGGAGCACCCCGACCTGATCCTGCACCTGGGCGATTACCAGTACGAGTACACCAAGAACACCTACAACATCCCCGGCGGCAACATCCGCCACCATGAGGGCCCCGAGACCGAGACCCTGGCCAACTACCGCCAGCGCCACGCCCAGTACAAGGCCGACCCCGACCTGCAGGCCGCGCACGCCGCCGCGCCGTGGCTGGTGGTGTGGGACGACCACGAGCTGGACAACAACTGGGCCGACGAGGTGCCGGAGCGGCCCGAGATCCCCCAGCCGAACTTCCTGTCCCGCCGCGAGGCCGCCTTCCGCGCCTACTACGAGAACATGCCGCTGCGCCGCACCTCCATCCCGCGCGGCATCGACATGCAGCTCTACCGGCGCATCCGCTGGGGCAGGATGGCCACCTTCCACATGCTCGACACCCGCCAGTACCGCGACGACCAGGGCTGCGGCGACGGCTACAAGGACTGCCCGGCCTCCATCGACCCCGCCCGCTCGATCACCGGGGCCGAGCAGGAGGCGTGGCTGCTGGACGGGTTCCGCCAGTCGCGGGCCCAGTGGGACATCCTCGGGCAGCAGGTGTTCTTCGCCCAGCGTGACAACAACGCCGGGCCCGCCAAGGTCACCAGCCAGGACGCCTGGGACGGCTACGTGGCCTCCCGGCGCCGCATCACGCAGGGCTGGGTCGATGCGCAGGTGCGCAACCCCGTGGTGCTGACCGGCGACGTGCACGCGCACTGGGCCAGCGACCTCAAGCTCGACTACGACGACCCGACCGGGCCGTCGGTGGGCTCCGAACTGGTGGCCACGTCGATCTCCACCGGCGGGAACGGGACCGACTCCGACCCGGCCACGCATCCGTTCCTGACGATCAACCCGCACCTGAAGTTCTACAACAACCAGCGCGGATACGTGCTGACGAAGATCGAGCGTGAGCAGATGGCGGCCGACTTCAAGGTCGTGCCCCGGGTCACCGATCCCGGCGCCGAGGTCTACACCCGGGCCACGTTCGTCATCGAGGACCGGGTGCCGGGGGTGCAGCAGACGTACCTGCGGCCGCTCGACCCGACGATCCTGCGCAGGCAGCCGATGACGAGCGAGGAGACCGTCCGCCTGGAGACCGAGCGCCCCTAGCGACCACACCGGCCCGGCCGCCGTCGCGGCCGGGCTGTGGTCCTCCTGCTCAGGCGCACCGTCGGCGCCAAGGCGGTGCCCGCTCACTAGGATGTCCGACCATGGTGGGACATGTCCTGCTCCTTGTGGCCGGATTGCTGGTGGCGCCCGCGCGTGCCGATCTGTCGGTCATGACCTGGAACGTCTGCACCGGCACCAACTCCGCCTGCCGCCTCTACCGGGCGAGCGCGCTCGAACTGGCCGAGACGATCGGCACGTACGCGCTCGACCAGCCGGTCAAACCCGACGTGATCTTCCTGCAGGAATTCTGCACAGGTGCGACCGGCACGCTGGAGCTCTGGCTGGAGCAACGCACCGGCCGCGGCTGGACGATCGGCTCGTGGGGCCTGCAGTCCGCGGACGGCGCCCCGTACGCCTGCCACCCCGACCGCCTCGGCCGCCCGCGCGGCGCGCAGAGCATCGCCGTCGCGGTGGCGGGCGACGCCGCCACGTTCGAGATCCATCCGCTGCCCGCCCCGCCCTGGTATGTCAAGCGCGCCGCCGTCTGCGCGACCATCCCCGCCAGGAAGGTCCACGCCTGCGGCACCCACCTGTCCTCCGGCGCCCAGTACGACGACCGGCAGCCCGGCGCGCCCTACCGGACCAGGCAGCTGAAACGACTGCTGGAGGTCGTCGCCAAGCCCGGATACCGGACGATCGCCGGAGGCGACCTCAACGTCTCGCCCCCGGACGGTGGGTACGGCAGCGCCGCCGGCCGCCGCGCGGTCGCGCCGTGGTACCGGGCGTATCAGGAATGCGACCAGCGCGGCGCGCGGCGCACCGGACGCTGGAGCCGCGAGGGCAAGAAACTCGACTACCTGTTCGCCCCGAAAGGCACGGTGCGGCGCTGCCACGTCGACCGCCGCGTCATCCTGTCCGACCACAAACCCGTCTACGCCAAGCTGGCCCTGTAGGCGCGGACTGCGTCCGCCACCTGCAGCGCGCCGCTGAACGCGCGCCGCTGAAGGAAGATGCCAGGCCATCCTGGTGTTGAATGGTCGGTACCCGCACCCGAACGGAAGGATCGACTGTGCCCACGATCGGCGTACTCGCTCTCCAAGGAGACGTGCGCGAGCATGTGCGCATGCTTCAGGAGGCAGGCGCGACGGCCCATGCCGTCCGCAGACCGGCCGAGCTGGACGCGGTCGACGGACTCGTCATCCCCGGCGGCGAGTCCACCACCATGTGGAAGCTCGCCGAGACCTTCGACATGCTCCAGCCGCTGCGGATGCGGATCAAGGAGGGCATGCCCGCCTACGGTTCCTGCGCCGGCATGATCATGCTGGCCGACAGGATCGAGGACGGCATCGCCGGGCAGCAGACGATCGGCGGCATCGACATGGTGGTCAGGCGCAACGCGTTCGGCCGCCAGGTGGACTCGTTCGAGGAGGATCTGGACTTCGCGGGCGACCGGGTGCACGCGGTGTTCATCCGCGCTCCCTGGGTCGAATCCGTCGGCGGCGATGTCGAAGTGCTGGGCCGGTGCGAGCCTGGGGATAGGATCGTCGCGGTCCGTCAAGGTCCGCTGCTCGCGACATCGTTCCACCCCGAACTCACCGGGGACGCTCGCGTGCACCGTTACTTCGTAGACATGGTTAGGGAGCTCTAAGTAATGTCCGGCCACTCCAAATGGGCGACGACGAAGCACAAGAAGGCAGCGCTCGACGCCAAGCGGGGCAAGCTGTTCGCCAAGCTCATCAAGAACATCGAAGTGGCGGCCCGCACCGGTGGCCCTGACCCGGACGCCAACCCCACCCTCTTCGACGCCATCTTCAAGGCGAAGAAGAACTCCGTGCCCAACGACAACATCGAGCGGGCCCGCAAGCGCGGCGGCGGTCTGGAGGCCGGCGGCGCCGACTGGCAGACGATCATGTACGAGGGTTACGCGCCGGGCGGCGTCGCGGTGCTCATCGAGTGCCTCACCGACAACCGCAACCGCGCCGCCTCCGAGGTGCGCGTCGCGCTGAC includes:
- the pdxT gene encoding pyridoxal 5'-phosphate synthase glutaminase subunit PdxT, with translation MVGTRTRTEGSTVPTIGVLALQGDVREHVRMLQEAGATAHAVRRPAELDAVDGLVIPGGESTTMWKLAETFDMLQPLRMRIKEGMPAYGSCAGMIMLADRIEDGIAGQQTIGGIDMVVRRNAFGRQVDSFEEDLDFAGDRVHAVFIRAPWVESVGGDVEVLGRCEPGDRIVAVRQGPLLATSFHPELTGDARVHRYFVDMVREL